One genomic region from Selenomonadales bacterium encodes:
- the folK gene encoding 2-amino-4-hydroxy-6-hydroxymethyldihydropteridine diphosphokinase has protein sequence MIFIGLGSNLGDRAQQLESAIRELESGGDIRVVKRSSVYEAEPFGVKDQPDFLNMVIAVETELSPEALLEECLKAEDRLGRVRRRYWGERTIDIDLLAYHQEVRRTPRLRIPHMYLPMRRFVLVPLAEIAGDEIIQQGKTASELLRACRDRGMVTKVE, from the coding sequence ATGATCTTCATCGGACTGGGATCGAATCTCGGCGACCGCGCGCAGCAACTCGAGTCGGCAATCAGAGAGCTGGAGAGCGGCGGCGATATTCGCGTCGTAAAACGCTCGTCTGTCTATGAGGCAGAACCGTTCGGCGTAAAAGATCAACCTGATTTTTTGAATATGGTCATTGCAGTCGAAACGGAGCTATCTCCCGAAGCACTTCTCGAAGAGTGCTTGAAGGCAGAAGACAGACTTGGCCGTGTTCGTCGTCGTTATTGGGGCGAACGGACGATCGACATTGATCTTTTGGCGTACCATCAAGAGGTGCGCCGCACACCAAGGCTTCGCATCCCGCATATGTATCTGCCGATGCGTCGTTTCGTATTGGTGCCGCTTGCGGAGATCGCAGGCGATGAGATCATTCAACAAGGCAAGACGGCATCGGAACTTTTGCGCGCTTGCAGAGATCGCGGGATGGTCACAAAAGTCGAATAA